From a region of the Candidatus Ozemobacteraceae bacterium genome:
- a CDS encoding ABC transporter ATP-binding protein, which yields MSQAITTNASGSTGAEPPLLEISGVHKTYFMEGVTVRALRGVDLTVRRGEFVAIMGASGSGKSTLMNILGCLDRPTHGTYRINGVEVSHLSKNQLATVRNRQIGFVFQGFNLLARTSALENVEMPMVYANVQPEERRERALAALASVGLTGREHHTSSQLSGGQQQRVAIARALVNTPAVILADEPTGNLDSRSSVEIMAIFQGLNQQGITIVLITHEPDIARYATRNVRVKDGLISSDAPVESQLDATAELAALPPLEQNGFADETEPPVIEEREGANLP from the coding sequence ATGAGCCAGGCGATCACGACGAACGCTTCCGGTTCGACCGGGGCCGAGCCGCCCCTGCTCGAGATTTCCGGCGTTCACAAGACGTATTTCATGGAAGGCGTCACGGTCAGGGCGCTGCGCGGCGTCGATCTTACCGTGCGTCGCGGCGAGTTCGTGGCGATCATGGGCGCATCGGGTTCCGGCAAGTCGACGCTGATGAACATTCTCGGTTGCCTCGACCGGCCAACCCACGGCACCTACCGAATCAACGGCGTCGAGGTCTCGCACCTGTCGAAAAACCAGCTCGCCACGGTGCGCAACCGGCAGATCGGCTTCGTGTTCCAGGGGTTCAATCTGCTTGCCCGCACGAGCGCCCTCGAAAACGTCGAGATGCCGATGGTGTATGCCAACGTGCAGCCTGAGGAGCGTCGGGAGCGGGCCCTGGCCGCCCTCGCCTCGGTCGGGCTGACCGGCCGGGAGCACCATACGTCGAGCCAGTTGTCGGGCGGCCAGCAGCAGCGCGTTGCGATCGCACGGGCCCTCGTCAACACCCCGGCCGTCATTCTCGCCGACGAGCCGACGGGAAATCTCGACTCGCGATCGAGCGTCGAAATCATGGCTATCTTCCAGGGCCTGAACCAGCAGGGCATCACGATCGTGCTGATCACGCACGAGCCGGATATCGCCCGGTATGCAACGCGAAACGTGCGCGTGAAGGACGGTCTGATCTCCAGCGACGCCCCGGTCGAGAGCCAGCTCGATGCGACGGCCGAACTGGCCGCCCTGCCGCCGCTCGAGCAGAACGGCTTCGCCGATGAGACCGAGCCGCCGGTCATCGAAGAGCGCGAAGGAGCGAATCTTCCATGA
- a CDS encoding ABC transporter permease: protein MNLWGVVRLALISIARNKMRSFLTALGIIIGVGSVVTMVGVGQGAYASVQNEISKMGTSLIMIMPGSSSSGGARMGMGTMTTLTEGDADALAADCPSISMVSAVVRTSGPMVYANQNWSTQVMGVGIDYLDIRASKVTAGRYFTEQEVRNGAKVCVLGKVVADNLFGSINPIGRIIRIKKMPFEVVGVLEERGQSGPGQDQDDVALAPLETVKRRMMGISHINMIMASAVSDDAVDEAKEEIANVLRRRHRLTDNQDDDFQIRTQADIAAMAGSTLGIITLLLGAIASVSLVVGGIGIMNIMLVSVTERTREIGIRMAIGARASDILTQFLVESVTLSCVGGLLGILLGMGLTSIISRFTEWQVYVSIPAMIIAVTFSAAVGIFFGLYPAWKASQLDPIEALRFE, encoded by the coding sequence ATGAACCTCTGGGGCGTCGTCCGCCTTGCCCTGATCAGCATCGCGCGCAACAAGATGCGCTCGTTTCTCACGGCGCTCGGCATCATCATCGGCGTCGGTTCTGTCGTGACGATGGTCGGGGTCGGCCAGGGTGCCTACGCATCGGTGCAGAACGAGATTTCCAAGATGGGCACCAGCCTGATCATGATCATGCCCGGCAGCTCCTCGTCGGGGGGGGCGCGCATGGGCATGGGCACCATGACGACCCTGACGGAGGGCGATGCGGACGCGCTCGCGGCCGACTGCCCCTCGATCAGCATGGTCTCGGCGGTCGTGCGGACCAGCGGCCCGATGGTGTATGCCAACCAGAACTGGTCGACCCAGGTAATGGGCGTCGGCATCGATTACCTCGACATCCGCGCTTCAAAAGTCACCGCCGGCAGATATTTCACGGAACAGGAGGTCCGCAACGGCGCGAAAGTCTGCGTCCTGGGCAAGGTCGTCGCCGACAACCTGTTCGGCTCGATCAATCCCATCGGCCGGATCATCCGGATCAAGAAGATGCCGTTCGAGGTCGTGGGCGTTCTCGAGGAGCGCGGCCAGAGCGGCCCTGGCCAGGATCAGGACGACGTCGCCCTGGCGCCGCTGGAGACGGTGAAGCGTCGCATGATGGGAATCAGCCATATAAACATGATCATGGCATCCGCCGTGAGCGACGACGCGGTCGATGAGGCCAAGGAGGAGATCGCGAACGTCCTCCGGCGCCGTCACCGCCTCACGGACAACCAGGACGACGACTTCCAGATCCGCACTCAGGCCGATATCGCGGCAATGGCCGGCTCCACGCTCGGCATCATCACCCTGCTGCTCGGCGCGATCGCCTCGGTTTCGCTGGTGGTCGGCGGCATCGGCATCATGAACATCATGCTCGTCTCGGTCACCGAACGCACTCGCGAGATCGGCATCCGCATGGCGATCGGGGCCCGGGCCAGCGACATCCTGACCCAGTTTCTCGTCGAGTCGGTGACGCTCTCGTGCGTCGGAGGCCTGCTGGGAATCCTGCTCGGCATGGGCCTGACCAGCATCATCTCACGGTTCACCGAGTGGCAGGTGTATGTTTCGATCCCGGCGATGATCATCGCCGTGACGTTCTCAGCCGCCGTCGGCATCTTCTTCGGCCTGTATCCGGCCTGGAAAGCTTCCCAGCTCGACCCGATCGAGGCCCTGCGGTTCGAGTGA